The following are from one region of the Chanos chanos chromosome 10, fChaCha1.1, whole genome shotgun sequence genome:
- the klhl23 gene encoding kelch-like protein 23: protein MSSKGHESYTYEFCDTTHPSEVIGALHDFYTSGLFTDITLQCSTGQVFHCHKAVLSARSSYFKIMFTLDMRERSNDLINLAGIEEDILNALVNYVYTSRLTVTQTNVESLLEAADLLQFCSVKKACEKFLIRLLDIDNCLGMHAFAELHTCPELERDARRMILSRFEELIPHDEFLALDLKTLTSILSAHNLNTWRDDVLLEAVVRWVTDDIAVRLDHVQDLLRCIQLEVDEMYLGTTLQVYRESSRCSENKLRSLIIHSLKSDNKELSLSCKRSTSSMYVIGGYYWHPLSEVHIWDPVSDTWTQGKDMPDYARESYSVSLLGPNVYVTGGYKSQTVEALDTVWIYNTDQDEWTEGCPMLTARYYHCSVALNGCIYVIGGYRGGAPARETEFYDPLKEEWFPIADLIQGVGNATACVLNDKIYLIGGHYGYRGTCTYEKIQTYRADLNEWSITTVSPHPEYGLCSVALNNKLYLVGGQTTITDCYDPERDEWTQMSVMKERRMECSAVVIHGCIYVAGGYSYSKGTYLQSVERYDPESDSWEIAGNLPTATRSHGCVCVQSV, encoded by the exons ATGTCATCTAAAGGTCATGAGAGTTATACCTACGAGTTCTGTGACACCACCCATCCATCTGAAGTCATAGGTGCTCTTCATGACTTCTATACCAGTGGTCTTTTCACTGACATTACTCTGCAGTGCTCCACAGGGCAGGTCTTCCACTGTCACAAAGCTGTACTGTCAGCCCGCAGTTCATACTTCAAAATCATGTTCACTCTGGATATGAGGGAGCGTTCTAATGACCTCATAAACCTGGCCGGTATAGAGGAAGATATCTTAAATGCTTTGGTAAACTACGTATACACCTCCAGGTTGACAGTTACCCAGACCAACGTGGAAAGCTTGCTGGAGGCCGCAGACTTGCTCCAATTTTGCTCTGTCAAAAAGGCTTGCGAGAAATTTCTGATCCGGCTCTTAGATATCGATAACTGCCTAGGTATGCACGCTTTTGCCGAACTGCACACCTGCCCAGAGCTGGAACGCGACGCACGGAGAATGATCCTCAGCAGGTTTGAGGAACTCATCCCACATGACGAGTTTCTAGCGCTCGACCTCAAAACTCTCACTTCCATCCTGTCTGCTCACAACCTCAATACGTGGAGAGACGACGTGCTGCTGGAGGCTGTGGTCAGGTGGGTTACCGATGACATAGCTGTTCGGCTAGACCACGTTCAGGATCTGCTCCGTTGCATCCAGCTGGAGGTGGACGAAATGTATCTGGGAACCACTTTACAGGTGTACAGAGAGAGCTCACGGTGCAGTGAAAACAAACTGCGTTCTCTTATAATACATTCTTTAAAATCCGACAACAAGGAGCTCTCCCTTAGCTGCAAAAGGTCCACTTCCAGCATGTATGTCATTGGTGGGTATTATTGGCACCCATTGTCTGAAGTTCACATATGGGACCCTGTCTCTGACACGTGGACTCAAGGGAAAGACATGCCTGATTATGCCAGAGAGAGCTACAGTGTCTCTCTGCTTGGACCTAATGTCTATGTAACTGGAGGTTACAAATCACAGACCGTGGAAGCCTTAGACACAGTGTGGATTTATAATACTGACCAGGATGAGTGGACAGAAGGTTGCCCCATGCTCACTGCCAGGTACTACCACTGTTCAGTGGCCTTAAATGGGTGCATATATGTCATAGGCGGGTACAGAGGGGGTGCCCCAGCTCGTGAAACAGAATTCTACGACCCTCTAAAAGAGGAATGGTTTCCTATCGCTGATTTGATACAAG GTGTGGGGAATGCAACTGCGTGTGTCTTAAATGATAAAATCTATCTGATCGGAGGGCATTATGGCTACAGAGGGACCTGCACCTATGAGAAAATCCAGACCTACAGGGCAGATCTGAATGAGTGGAGCATCACAACAGTGAGTCCTCATCCGG AGTACGGCCTTTGTTCTGTTGCACTGAACAACAAACTATACCTGGTGGGAGGACAGACGACCATCACAGACTGCTACGACCCCGAGAGGGATGAATGGACGCAGATGAGCGtgatgaaggagagaagaatggAGTGCAGTGCCGTGGTAATACACGGCTGCATCTACGTGGCTGGAGGTTACTCTTATTCCAAGGGAACGTATCTGCAGAGCGTTGAGCGGTATGACCCCGAGTCGGACTCGTGGGAGATCGCGGGGAATCTTCCCACTGCGACTAGATCCCACGGATGCGTTTGTGTCCAGAGTGTGTAG